One Trichosurus vulpecula isolate mTriVul1 chromosome 7, mTriVul1.pri, whole genome shotgun sequence genomic region harbors:
- the OVCA2 gene encoding esterase OVCA2, translated as MSEPRPLLRILCLAGFRQSERGFREKTGSLRKALRGRAELLYLSGPHPIPEPAPAPGPYSREEEPRGWWFSEPEAASFSALEEPAECRGLDEALGVVGQAMAQHGPLDGLLGFSQGAALAALVCALAQSGDPRFPLPRFVILISGFRPRGPRLTLPFRQAPLMLPSLHVLGETDRVIPTRESLELAACFSGAVTLSHPGGHFIPAASPQRQVYLKFLDQFTK; from the exons ATGTCGGAACCACGGCCTTTGCTGCGGATTCTGTGCCTGGCCGGCTTTAGACAGAGCGAGCGCGGCTTCCGCGAGAAAACCGGGTCTCTGAGGAAGGCGCTGCGGGGCCGTGCTGAGCTCCTGTACCTCAGCGGCCCGCACCCCATCCCAGAGCCCGCCCCCGCGCCTG GGCCCTATTCCCGGGAGGAAGAACCTCGAGGTTGGTGGTTTTCCGAGCCAGAGGCGGCCTCGTTCTCTGCCCTCGAAGAGCCGGCCGAATGCCGAGGCCTGGACGAAGCCTTGGGTGTCGTTGGGCAAGCCATGGCCCAGCACGGACCCTTGGACGGACTCTTGGGTTTTAGCCAAGGGGCAGCGTTGGCAGCCTTGGTGTGTGCGCTGGCGCAGTCTGGCGACCCCCGCTTCCCCCTCCCTCGATTTGTCATCCTCATTTCTGGTTTTCGCCCGAGAGGCCCCAGACTCACCCTGCCTTTCCGGCAGGCCCCCTTGATGTTACCTTCCCTGCACGTGTTGGGAGAGACTGACAGGGTCATCCCTACTCGGGAGAGTCTTGAACTGGCCGCCTGCTTCTCAGGCGCCGTCACGCTCTCCCACCCTGGGGGCCATTTCATTCCAGCAGCTTCTCCCCAGCGCCAAGTATATCTCAAGTTCCTGGACCAGTTTACAAAGTGA
- the DPH1 gene encoding 2-(3-amino-3-carboxypropyl)histidine synthase subunit 1, whose translation MAALAQPEAVGRGGRGGPGKGRGPLRGRLANQIPPEIVSDPKLQEAMQVLPSNYNFEIPKTIWRVRQAQAKKVALQMPEGLLMFACTIVDILERFTEAEAMVMGDVTYGACCVDDFTARALGVDFLVHYGHSCLVPIDVSAQGLRMLYVFVDIRIDTAHLLDSVRITFPPSTSLALVSTIQFVSTLQVAAQELRTEYRVCVPQCKPLSPGEILGCTSPRLSEDVEAIVYLGDGRFHLESIMIANPGVSAYRYDPYSKVLSREHYGHEQMQAARQEAISAARSARSWGLILGTLGRQGSPKILEHLESRLRHLGLSFFRLLLSEIFPSKLSLFPEVDVWVQVACPRLSIDWGTAFPKPLLTPYEAAVALRDVSWQQPYPMDFYASNSLGPWAVNHESHRKGQRPQVKGSVATAPTVGCNDCVCLEEAAPSPTL comes from the exons ATGGCGGCCTTGGCCCAGCCGGAGGCCGTCGGCCGGGGAGGCCGGGGCGGCCCTGGCAAAG GTCGAGGGCCCCTCCGAGGCCGTCTGGCCAATCAGATCCCTCCTGAGATCGTGAGTGACCCAAAGCTGCAGGAGGCCATGCAGGTCCTGCCCTCCAACTACAACTTTGAGATCCCAAAGACCATCTGGAGAGTTCGGCAGGCCCAGGCCAAAAAGG TCGCCCTGCAGATGCCAGAAGGCCTTCTCATGTTTGCTTGCACCATCGTTGACATTCTGGAAAG GTTCACAGAGGCTGAGGCCATGGTGATGGGGGATGTGACGTATGGCGCCTGCTGCGTGGATGACTTCACTGCCCGGGCCCTTGGAGTTGACTTCCTGGTGCACTATGGCCACAGCTGCCTGG TGCCCATCGATGTTTCGGCCCAGGGTCTTCGGATGCTCTATGTTTTCGTAGATATCCGGATAGACACTGCCCACTTACTGGACTCAGTTCGAATCACCTTCCCCCCATCGACTTCCTTGGCGCTGGTCAGCACCATCCAGTTTGTATCTACGTTACAA GTAGCTGCCCAAGAGCTGAGGACTGAGTACAGAGTTTGTGTGCCTCAGTGCAAGCCGCTGTCCCCCGGAGAGATTCTGGGCTGCACATCCCCTCGGCTTTCGGAGGATGTGGAGGCCATCGT GTATCTTGGTGATGGCCGTTTCCACCTTGAGTCTATCATGATTGCCAACCCTGGCGTTTCTGCATACAG GTATGACCCATACAGCAAAGTCTTGTCGAGGGAGCACTATGGCCACGAGCAAATGCAAGCTGCCCGCCAGGAGGCCATCTCTGCTGCTCGTTCTGCCCGATCCTGGGGCCTCATCCTGGGCACCTTGGGCCGCCAGGGGAGCCCCAAGATCCTCGAG CATCTGGAATCCCGGCTTCGCCACTTGGGGCTCTCATTCTTCAGGCTGCTGCTCTCAGAGATCTTCCCTAGCAAGCTCAGCCTATTCCCAGAAGTGGATGT GTGGGTACAGGTGGCCTGTCCACGCCTCTCCATTGACTGGGGCACAGCCTTTCCCAAACCGCTGCTGACCCCGTACGAG GCAGCAGTGGCCCTGAGGGACGTCTCCTGGCAGCAGCCCTATCCCATGGACTTCTATGCGAGCAACTCCTTGGGGCCGTGGGCAGTGAACCACGAGAGCCACCGGAAGGGCCAGCGGCCGCAG GTGAAGGGGTCCGTGGCTACGGCGCCGACCGTCGGTTGCAATGACTGCGTCTGCCTTGAGGAGGCAGCGCCTTCGCCCACGCTCTGA